Proteins from one Arthrobacter sp. DNA4 genomic window:
- a CDS encoding L-threonylcarbamoyladenylate synthase → MARFFDVHPHDPQPRAIAQAVKIIRDGGLIAYPTDSCYALGAQMGNREALDRIRSIRHLDDKHHFTLVCRDFAQLGQFVNIGNDVFRSIKAVTPGSYTFILPATKEVPKRLLHPKKKTVGVRIPDNRVVQALLAELGEPLLSSTLLLPDEEEPLTVGWEIKERLDHQVDAVIDAGDCGAEPTTVVDFSSGVAEVVRRGMGDPSRFE, encoded by the coding sequence ATGGCCAGATTCTTTGACGTTCATCCCCACGACCCCCAGCCACGCGCCATCGCGCAGGCAGTGAAGATCATCCGCGACGGCGGCCTGATCGCCTACCCCACGGACTCCTGCTACGCGCTGGGGGCACAGATGGGAAACCGGGAGGCCCTGGACCGGATCAGGAGCATCCGGCACCTGGATGACAAGCACCACTTCACGCTGGTTTGCCGGGATTTCGCGCAGTTGGGACAGTTCGTGAACATCGGCAACGACGTTTTCCGGAGCATCAAGGCCGTCACGCCGGGCAGCTACACCTTCATCCTGCCCGCCACCAAGGAGGTTCCCAAGCGGCTGCTCCACCCCAAGAAGAAGACGGTGGGGGTGCGCATCCCGGACAACCGTGTGGTCCAGGCGCTGCTCGCCGAACTGGGCGAGCCGCTGCTGTCCAGCACCCTGCTGCTGCCGGACGAGGAGGAACCGCTGACCGTGGGCTGGGAGATCAAGGAACGCCTGGACCACCAGGTGGATGCCGTGATCGACGCCGGCGACTGCGGCGCCGAGCCCACCACCGTTGTCGACTTCTCCAGCGGGGTGGCCGAGGTGGTGCGCCGCGGAATGGGCGATCCGTCCCGCTTCGAGTGA